The Oceanidesulfovibrio indonesiensis DNA segment CGAGTCCGGCCTCCCGCAGTCGGCGGACGACGTCGGAAACCTTCATGCCGTATAGCTCGGAGAAGTAGACGATTTCCGGAGGAGAGAAGGCGTGGATATGGATGGACGGAAAGCGCGAGCGGATGTGTCCGAGCATTTCCTCGTAAAACGAGAAAGGCAGGTCGGGATGATGGCCGCCCTGCATGAGGATCTGAGAACCACCCAGGGCAACGGTCTCCTCCACCTTGCGTTCGAGTTCTTCCAGAGAGAGCACATAACCGCGGGCATCGTCTGGCGCTGCGAAGAACGCGCAGAACTTGCACCCGCAGCTGCAGATGTTGGAGTAGTTGATGTTGCGGTCAACCACATACGTCACTCGTGCCGTGCCGTTCTCCACCTCGCCGCGCTGGGCGGCCTTGGTCATGCGCACGGCATGGGCCAGCCGCATGAGGGTGTGTAGATCGGCCTCGTAGGAAAGAAGCAGGGCCTCATCCTTGGTGATGCGCTGGCCGTCGAGCACAGCCTCGACCACGGAACGGACAGCGTCCGGAAGTGTTGCGATCAGCACTGCGGTTCTCCTTGCGGCGCAACTGCGTTCTTGGGCTGGAACAGGGCGTCCCTTTCGGTGGGGGAAAAGCCGCAGTCCCGGGCCATGGCTTCAATGTCCTCGGGGGTCAGCGCCTGTTCGCTGGAGGCTCCGGCCATGTGTCCGATCTTCTCTTCCACCACGGTGCCGTCGAAGTCGTCCGCCCCGTAGTGCAGTGCCGTGAGCGCGAGCTTGACCCCGAGCATCACCCAATACGCCTTGATGTGCGGGATATTGTCCAACATGAGCCGCGACACGGCGATGGTCCGCAGGATGTCCAGGGCGGAGACGCCGGCGAAGCCTTCAGGCAGCTCCAGGGCGCTGTTCTTGGTGAGAAACGGCAGGGGGATGAAGCAGACGAAGCCACCCGTCTCATCCTGGAGGCGGCGAAGCCTGTCCAAGTGGTCGATGCGGTGCTCCACGTCCTCCACATGACCGAAAAGCATTGTGCAGTTGGTGCGCATGCCCATGGAATGGGCTTCCCTGGAGATGCGCAGCCACTCGTCGCCGCTCACTTTGTCCGGACAGATGCGCTCGCGGATTTCTGGATGGAATATCTCGGCCCCGCCGCCGGGCATCATCTTGAGGCCAGAGGCGCGCAGTCGCTCCAGCACTTCGCGGGTGGATATGGACTCCAGCATCGCGAAGTGCTCGATTTCCACTGGCGTGAACGCCTTGATGCTTACGTCCGGCAGCCTTTCCTGCAACGCTCGCAGGACGTTTACAAAGAAGTCCAGGCCAAGATCGGGATGACAACCGCCCACCACATGTAATTCGGTTATCTCGCCGGCCGATGTGGCCTTGTCCAGGATATCGTCCAGACTCAGAGTGAAGCCGCCTTCCTCGCCCTCTTTTCGATGGAAAGCGCAGAACCGGCAGTTGTTGGCGCATACGTTCGTGTAATTCACGTGGCGATTGCGGACCCAGGTGACGCGCATGGCGTGGCGGCGCATGCGGTCGTAATGGGCCAAAGCAGCGACTGAGGAAAGGTCCGGGCACTCGAAAAGCCGCAGACCATCGTCCAGGGACAGCCGTTCGCCGGCTACGACCTTCTCTCTGATGTCGTCCATTCCGAGGGACTCGTAAAATCGTGGGTTCAGCATGGCTTGGTCAAACCTCGTTCTATGCAGGACACAAGGGCGTCGATGCACGAATCCAGTCTGGAGTCGTCATGCAGTCCGAATCCCGTGTCCATGTAAGGGAGCGTGCGCGCCTGAAAAAAACGGTCCATGAGCGCGTCTATGAAAAAAACGGCGGCTTCAGTGTCCACGTCCTGCCGCAGCTCGCCTCGAAATTTGGCGTCCTCCACGAGGGAGCGCCAGTATTTCGTGGACAGGCTGCGGATTTGTGAAAGCAGCTTCTCGCGAAGGGGAAAGGACTCCTGGAACAACATGCGTGTGTAGAGGCGGTATACCTCCGGGTGAGTGTCCAGAAAACTGGACACGGCCAGGAGGGCGGCTCGAATGCGTGCTCCCAGAGGAGCATCATGCGTGGCCTCCCTTACTGTGCGCAATGGTTCGGCGAATTGGCCGGTCACCCGGTCGAAGACATAATGGAACAGCCGTTCCTTGTTGCCGAAGTACTGAAACAGCGAGCCCTTGGCGATGCCCAGTGCGCGGGCAATTCGGTTGGAGCTGGCGCTGCCGAACCCGTGGGCAGCAAACTCATGGAGCGCGGCGCGGTATACCCGCTGCTGCTTCTCCTCCGGCAGGTTCAGAAACGTGGCGGAGGCCGGGGCTTCGTTCTGTTCAGTCTGTGGCATGGGCTTTACGTCGGCGCATTCCGGGTGCAGTGTAAATCGACCTTGATTTCGGCGGCTGGTTTCGGCTAATGACCGGGTGGTCATTTTTGTTTGTAGGTCCCATCCGCCGTACTGTCAATCCAGCCTCACCATTCTTTTGGATGCCACCATGAAACTGCGCCTCGGAATTTCTCCCTGTCCCAACGACACCTTTATTTTTCACGGGCTGCTCTATCCCCAGGAGCATCCGGAGATGACGCCGCCGCCCTATGTGTTCGAGACCACATTTGCCGACGTGGAAGAGCTGAACAGGCTGACCATGACCGGTGAACCGGATGTGTGCAAGGTTTCGGCCCATGCCGCCGCGTTCATGCTCGATGACTACGTGGTGCTGCGAAGCGGCGGCGCCCTCGGCTACGGCTGTGGGCCATTGTTGCTTTCGATGGAACCGGCGACCATCGAGGACCTCTGGAGCGAACGCATCGCCGTTCCCGGCAGGATGACCACCGGCGCTCTCCTCCTGGAACTGTGCGGCCGGAGCAAGGGGATGGGGCCTTCTGTAAAAGATAGCCGCCCGCCCGTGCTGTATTCGGAGATCATGCCGGCGCTTGAGCGCGGTGAAATTCCCGCCGGAGTCATCATCCACGAGGGTCGGTTCACCTACCAGGACCACGGGTTGGAGCTCGTGCAGGACCTGGGTGCATGGTGGGAAGAGGCCAAGGGGCTGCCCATCCCGCTGGGCGTCATCGTCATGCGTCGAACCTTGGGCAGGAAGATGCATGTAGCCATGGAAAAGGCCATGCGCCGGAGCCTTGCCGCCGGCCTGGCGCATCCGGATCGCGCCGCTGGCTTCATCGCTTCCCACGCGCAGGAGTTGGACCCACGCGTCATCGGCCAGCACGTACAAACGTTCGTCAACAATTTCAGCATGGAACTGGGGCGTGAAGGGGAGCGCTGCGTGCAGACTTTCCTGAACAGCGCGCGCGGATTGCACGGCCTTGGGCCTGTAGTCGATATCTTCCCGGAGTAAACTAAGAAAACAGACAAGGCCTCCGGCTACAGGGGGAACAGTGCTCCTCCAGACCCCCAAGAAAGAGGCAAGGGACCAAAGGCCCCTGCAGGGGCGCTACTCGTAAGGCAGCGCCCTCCCAAAGGCGAATCGGCTACGACTGCCAGCGCAGTACGAGCTGGAGAAGGGTGCGCACGCCGAAACCGGTGCCGCCTTCCGGGCAGAGCGCCGTGCCCTTGTCTGCCCAGGCCGGGCCGGCAATGTCCAGGTGCGCCCACGGCGTGTCCTGGTCCACGAACCGTTCCAGGAACTTGGCGGCATGAATGGCGCCGCCTTCGCGCGGGCCCACGTTTTTGATGTCCGCAACCTCGCTTTTGAGCGCCTCGCCGTATGCATCCCACAGGGGCATGGGCCAGAATGGCTCGCCGATGGCCAGGCTGAGTTCGCGGATAACTTCCTCCAGCGCGGCGTTCTCCGTGAACACAGCGGCTGTCGCATTGCCCAGGGCGACAACGCAGGCGCCAGTCAAGGTGGCTATGTCGATGATCGCCGCCGGATCGTAGCGTTTGGCATAGGCCAGGGCGTCGCAGAGCAGGAGCCGGCCTTCGGCGTCCGTGTTGAGGATTTCCACGGTGAGTCCGGAGAGGCTGGTCACCACGTCGCCCGGCCGCGTGGCCTTGCCGTCCGGCATGTTCTCCGCGCAGGGGATCAAACCCACGATGCGGCGCGACA contains these protein-coding regions:
- a CDS encoding TetR/AcrR family transcriptional regulator, producing MPQTEQNEAPASATFLNLPEEKQQRVYRAALHEFAAHGFGSASSNRIARALGIAKGSLFQYFGNKERLFHYVFDRVTGQFAEPLRTVREATHDAPLGARIRAALLAVSSFLDTHPEVYRLYTRMLFQESFPLREKLLSQIRSLSTKYWRSLVEDAKFRGELRQDVDTEAAVFFIDALMDRFFQARTLPYMDTGFGLHDDSRLDSCIDALVSCIERGLTKPC
- the mqnE gene encoding aminofutalosine synthase MqnE, with the translated sequence MLNPRFYESLGMDDIREKVVAGERLSLDDGLRLFECPDLSSVAALAHYDRMRRHAMRVTWVRNRHVNYTNVCANNCRFCAFHRKEGEEGGFTLSLDDILDKATSAGEITELHVVGGCHPDLGLDFFVNVLRALQERLPDVSIKAFTPVEIEHFAMLESISTREVLERLRASGLKMMPGGGAEIFHPEIRERICPDKVSGDEWLRISREAHSMGMRTNCTMLFGHVEDVEHRIDHLDRLRRLQDETGGFVCFIPLPFLTKNSALELPEGFAGVSALDILRTIAVSRLMLDNIPHIKAYWVMLGVKLALTALHYGADDFDGTVVEEKIGHMAGASSEQALTPEDIEAMARDCGFSPTERDALFQPKNAVAPQGEPQC
- a CDS encoding 1,4-dihydroxy-6-naphthoate synthase is translated as MKLRLGISPCPNDTFIFHGLLYPQEHPEMTPPPYVFETTFADVEELNRLTMTGEPDVCKVSAHAAAFMLDDYVVLRSGGALGYGCGPLLLSMEPATIEDLWSERIAVPGRMTTGALLLELCGRSKGMGPSVKDSRPPVLYSEIMPALERGEIPAGVIIHEGRFTYQDHGLELVQDLGAWWEEAKGLPIPLGVIVMRRTLGRKMHVAMEKAMRRSLAAGLAHPDRAAGFIASHAQELDPRVIGQHVQTFVNNFSMELGREGERCVQTFLNSARGLHGLGPVVDIFPE